The genomic interval tctgtgagaGCTCCATTTCTGCAGTTACAACCAGTAGCATGTCAAGTTTTATACATGTGATCAGTTTCTTTTTTCTCTTGAATAGCAAGAAAACTATTCATTTGGTTTACAAGGCATGCCTGTAGTGATACCACTGATTTTCTTTTCGTTCCGACTTCAGTTTGATCCAAGGATGGTACTGCAGATGACGATATTCAGTGCAGGTCCAAccctgatgaggaatatttaacaaactggggggtgggggtgtgctGGTAGATGGATCGTACAGTGTCTGGGCCATTTTTCTTCTTTCCCCATTTATGGGCGACCCTGCACAATAGTAGCTCATATCCTGTtccatataataatataaatatttaacttACAAGGTTACAAATGTTATTTTAACAGTAGAATCGATTGTCAAACTGAAAACATTGGGATCAAAAGAATCTTATCTGACGACAAGGTGCATGTTATGCTCTTTGCAGCTgttctggtttcttttttttccttttttaaggtTTTGTAATATGTGTCTTGGATTATATTAGACCATGgtcatttattaatatttttattttgcttgatttatagACCTATTTCTATACGATGAATATCCAATAAAAATTTGGATACATCTAAATGTCTTTTTGAGCATCTGAATCCGTTGTTGTATAAGCTTTTAGAATTGGATGTATcgattatatttgcctttttcttttcacttttttacCCAAAAGAAACAAGGAAAAACTTGTCATAACTGTTACCGGTGCCTGTCAGTTTGATTTCTATCGGTATGTGAACTTTTCTGAATCAGTTATGAAAATTTGCATCTGAATATTTTGcagatttgtgttttttcatgtgcTATTGAGCCATGTCACGGTCATTCGCACTCAACTGTTGAATCACCCAGCGCCCGAGGATCGCCTCTTGCTGGCCACTGGCCCTTTCGGTGTAAAGGTTTCGCGACTCTGGCCCTCGGTGTGTTGATCCTGTTTGCCTGCCTCTTTGCAGGAAGTGTCCTGGACCAAGCTCTAGACAGCTTACTGCACCGTCTGCGTGGCCTCTGTGACAACATAGAGCCCGAGAGCTTTGCCGACTATGAGTTGGTGTACCTGCTCAAAGGCCAGCAGGGCAACCCCTTCCTGCTGCGCGCCCGTCGTTCCATGATGCACCCCACTGCGCCCTGGCACCTGCGCTACCTGGGCCAGCCCGAGGTGGGCGACAAGAGCCGGCATGCGCTGGTGCGCAACTGCGTGGACGTGGCCACCTCACACAGCTTGCCCGAATTCCTCAACGAGATGGGATTCCGCCTCGATCACGAGTTCGTCGCCAAGGGCCACATCTTCCGCAAGGGGGCGCTGAAGGTGGTGGTGAGCAAGCTGTTCCGTGTGCTGGTGCCAGGGAACACGGAGAACACGGAGCCGCTGTCACTGTCCTACCTGGTGGAGCTGAGTGTGCTGGCGCCCGCCGGCCAGGACAACGTGTCGGAGGAGATGCGCAACTTTGCTGAGCAGCTCAAGCCCTTGGTGCATCTGGAGAAGATCGACCCCAAGAGGCACATGTAATGCGGGCTAACTCAGAGGACCACTTCACAAAATAAGATTGTTTCTACGGATGGACactgtggttttttttcttgaggTTTCAACCTCAGTGCTGAGGTTTGACCCTCTATTCCCTTTTGACTCTTGTTCTGGAAGCGTCAACATTTCTATTAAAATGCTTTCATACTGCACCCTTGTGGTGTGAGGAACAATAGCATGTTATACATCTTTTGTGTTGTAGTTTGTTCTTTCTTTGACTGAAGCACCATGATTTCTGTCAGTAGTAGCAAGGTGAGGATTTCCACCTTAATATGCTGTGCTGTAGTTCATAGAGCATGGGAAACAAACGCACCTGAATTTGAGGCAGTATAACATTACATATATACAGGTTTTCCAGCTAGTAATTACCCCGTCTACTTTGTCAATTATTTACCTTCGTTTTgccatttcacatttaaagagtaACAAGCTAGCCTATGAATGCCCTTGGTATAATTCAATATAATGATTTTATGAGCTTTTTACAAACATATTAGTCAAGAACAAGTAGCAAACATGGTCATCTTCTGTTGCTAATACTAGAAAGTAGcatttcccagtccggtccttggggaccgacagatggtccacatttttgctccctgccagactcCTCATTTCTGctcagggagctgagagggagcaaaaacttggactgtctcTAGGCCCCCAAGGGCCAGATTGGGAGACACCGCTGTAAAGGTTTGAAGCCATGTGTGGGTCAGGCTAATAAAAAGGTTCCATTAACAGCTGTAGCTGTTAGGGCAACTTGATTGTGACAGCAGTGCGCGGCGCTGTGAGAGGCTGGCTGACCCGCGGCCAGGCGGGACAACAGGCATACTGTTATGCCGGGGGTTAGAAGGAGGGGACGGAACATCTCCGCCACCAGGACATTGGGGCTGCACCGTTTGACGACATGTATAGGGCTGAGGCTGGAGAACAGTATGGATTAAACAAAAAAGGTATGAAAAGTACGACATTAAGAACAAAAGTAAGTAAAAATCAATGACCAAGGAACTTTACATACAATGGGGGCTGAGAGACACTAATCCCTGGAGTTGCCGTCCTCCCTCCATGTCTCCTGCCTTATCCAGCTGGTCTGTAAATGACCATAACAAGGACCGACTGAGTTCCACTGAAGGGATTCTCCTGTGGGCCAAGGCTGCCGATGACTCTCCATGGGTGAAATGCCACAGTTTCTGATTCCATAAACTTAAACACCCTCACATCCACCCCAAAGTCAGGGAATTTTCCCCAAGCTGTGCCTTTTATTGCTAGTGCTAGGCCTTCATTAAATCAAAATGGGGGCTATGACGTGCTAGGCCTTCATTATATCAAAATGGGGGCTATGGCGTGCTAGGCCTTCATTAAATCAAAATGGGGGCTATGGCGTGCTAGGCCTTCATTAAATCAAAATGGGGGCTATGGCGTGCTAGGCCTTCATTAAATCAAAATGGGGGCTATGGCGTGCTAGGCCTTCATTAAATCAAAATGGGGGCTATGATGTGCTAGGCCTTCATTATATCAAAATGGGGGCTATAACGTGCTAGGCCTTCATTATATCAAAATGGGGGCTATGGCGTGCTAGGCCTTCATTAAATCAAAATGGGGGCTATGGTGTGCTAGGCCTTCATTATATCAAAATGGGGGCTATGGCGTGCTAGGCCTTCATTATATCAAAATGGGGGCTATGGTGTGCTAGGCCTTCATTATATCAAAATGGGGGCTATGACGTGCTAGGCCTTCATTATATCAAAATGGGGGCTATGGCGTGTTAGGCCTTCATTATATCAAAATGGGGGCTATGGCGTGCTAGGCCTTCATTATATCAAAATGGGGGCTATGGCGTGCTAGGCCTTCATTATATCAAAATGGGGGCTATGGCGTGCTAGGCCTTCATTATATCAAAATGGGGGCTATGGCGTGCTAGGCCTTCATTATATCAAAATGGGGGCTATGGCGTGTTAGGCCTTCATTATATCAAAATGGGAGCTATGACGTGCTAGGCCTTCATTATATCAAAATGGGGCCTATGGCGTGCTAGGCCTACATTATATCAAAATGGGGGCTATGGCGTGCTAGGCCTTCATTATATTAAAATGGGAGCTATGACGTGCTAGGCCTTCATTATATCAAAATGGGGGCTATGACGTGCTAGGCCTTCATTATATCAAAATGGGAGCTATGACGTGCTAGGCCTTCATTATATCAAAATGGGAGCTATGACGTGCTAGGCCTTCATTATATCAAAATGGGGGTTATGGCGTGCTAGGCCTTCATTATATCAAAATGGGAGCTATGACGTGCTAGGCCTTCATTATATCAAAATGGGGGTTATGGCGTGCTAGGCCTTCATTATATCAAAATGGGAGCTATGACGTGCTAGGCCTTCATTAAATCAAAATTGGGGTTATGACGTGCTAGGCCTACATTATATCAAAATGGGGGCTATGGCGTGCTAGGCCTTCATTATATTAAAATGGGAGCTATGACGTGCTAGGCCTTCATTATATTAAAATGGGAGCTATGACGTGCTAGGCCTTCATTATATCAAAATGGGGGCTATGACGTGCTAGGCCTTCATTATATTAAAATGGGAGCTATGACGTGCTAGGCCTTCATTATATCCAATCTTTTAGTTAGTCCTCTCATTCTTTaatggaaaacaaaatgcaattttCCCATCATGGTATGTAGATGGTGAAGAATGTATTATATTTGGCACTGTAGGCTTGCATTAGAGCTGTGTTTGAACAGGACAGGCTCCACACTCTGCATTTTTGTTGAATTAGAAAGAAAATCTGTATTACTTcaacatattaaatattttttgttgccCCCAAGCAGCTTAGGATTGACGTGTAGACACATTTTTGGTAGGTGGGATGATCATGCATTGGGAAATTTGTTAGATCCTATTGAGTTAAACCAGATGGTGACTGACAGCTCATGCCTCATTTCTCCCAGTGCTGCTTTGAACCGGGTCTATTCTGCATTTCGCACAGAAAGGGCACTGGATTATCCAGGTTTTACAGTTAACCCACGGGACTATGATTCATCCACATCGGACCCGACAATGGTCAATAGTTAGACTGCCTCTCATTCTGTTCTCTGGGCGCCCTCTTGCGCCAAAAGATAGAAATGACCGACAGCCACCTTCACGCGATTGTGaagattaatacattttatcaaaataaatatcAACGGGGATTACTTTGAacttttattatgttttatgatggatggatggatgatactTTCCAAACTGTATACTATTTTTAACatgttatatataaaaataaaaattcatggAAAGAATAATTTTCATGTTTCACTTCATCCAATCCGTAAAATTTTTGAGAAACATACATAAAATCTCTTGACCTAATCAGCCATAATCCCCTCTGTTTATGAATTTAAACCTTTTTCCAGATTGTAAATCGAGTGCTTTGAAGAGTCCTTTACGTTGCTACACCTTCGGTTGGTTGAATTAAGCACGCTTGGTAGTTCCAATAGTGGCCACTAAGGGTCACTCTCACTTCTTCCACCAGCACTGTCTGTCGCGCCAGTGCATATCAGCAGCACCTCACAGATCATCTCCACACGTGTGCACTCTGGTTGCTATGGTAATAATTAGAGGAGAGATCTGCACggctctttttctctctctaatTAGCCTTCTCAATTGCTTAATGATACACAAACCTGTGAAAGCTTCCctttcttttttcattatagCATTGATTCCCCTCCCCCACTCATTGTTTTACAGTGTTAACCCATTAGTGCCACTAATGAAGGTGAAAATCAGATTTCAGAAGGAGCCCCAGACGCACAACGCTCTGCTAGCACCGGCGGCCGCACGCGCTTCCGCGCGGGAAGTCTCAGGCGCGGGCCGGAGGCCCCGGCGCAGGCGGCTGTGTGCAAGTCGTGACATCTGCTCTCACCCAGCGGCGCTGGCGTGCTCCGAGAACATCAGGTGACCTTGCAGGCGAGGGGGGAGGGCAGAGGTGCTCAGGAAGGCGGCTGGCGATCCGCCGGATTGACCTGGAGGCTCGACGGAGCCAGCAGAGCGGAACTCATCCGAGCCGGGAGGTGATGAGTGTCTTCCTTCCTCAAGGCATCTGCCTCTCTAACCCCTgcgccccccaccctcaccaccAAAACCTCTCTATAGAagcatacaccccccccccccccatccttcctTCTTTCTGATTCAAGGTGGGATCTCATCCCCACCCACTCCCATCCCCCAACCCAGTGACACCCGCCACCCTTGTGCTGATGAACATCACAGGTCCCATTTACTTTTCCTTCTGCTCTATGTTGAATTGGGACCTGGATGCTGAACCTCGGGTGGCATCACTGCACGGCCCATTTCTGTAGGAGCTCCTACCCTCAGAGCAGCTGTTAAGGACCTTTCCTCTTGGCCTAGGGTCCAATTCCCAAGCCACCATGCTGCACTGCTGCACCAAAGAGGTGACTAGGACTGCCTCATGCCCTCTGTTTACAAAGAAATGTTTTATACTCAGTTTTAAGGCAGCAGATTTCGTTGGGAAAGAGGTCGATAAGCCCTTCCTTAGCCGTGGATTAACTGTATTGACAGTGATGATATATTGACATGCAACAACACAGATAATCATATGTATTTCAtgcttaaaatataataatgttCAGATTTTAGTTAAGTGggctgaaaaaaacaaaagagaagaACAAAAAATAGGTCAAGAAGTTTTGCAGAAAGATCTTCAGTCCTTGCTCCATGGGGTGGATGACTGGCTGGTAGTTGTTCACACCAAGCGCGACGTTTCAGTCCCGCACCATCACCGGTGCATCTCGGCCGCTTAGAGACCAAAGGTCAGTAGAGAGTCACACCGGGCAAAGCAGATTAGCACGACGTTCTCTGCCTCACTGAAAAACCCGACTACTTTTTTCTCCTCCTTCCAGGAAACGTGCTTTTTCCCCCCCAGCGCCGCCTGGCCAGCATTAGCATTAATAAGGTTGTGTCCGCAGTCCCCGTTGCCACTTATACAACTGCTCCATTtaggccacccccccccccccaccaggaccGTCTCCCatgacaagcccccccccccccccatgagttGCAAGTAAATGTGTATCTCGTCTTAGCCCTCTGTCTCGTACATTGCATGTCTTCCCAAAAAGGGGGCTTAGGATTTCGAGGGGGGCTACAATTATAAGTGCCACCTTATTGGATAAATCAGGAACCGGGTCATTCTCATTTTTCCCTCTGTTGGCAGGTCTTATGGTTCAGTCCGTGTTTAAGTTGTAAACAGGATTAACCGTCGTGTCGGATGGCATTAGTAAAACCTCGCTATGTTAGGATCTTTGaagtggggggctggggggggcactCTGTCACTCTGAATTAACCTGTGCATTTGTACGTCTTCTGTCTCACAGCGCCGTTTCTTGATTAATCCTCATCTTGGCTTCCTAAAATTTTGTCCCTGAATGTTCTAAGTTTAAACCGAGGTCACTGGCTTGGTGGTTCAGTTAGTAAGTaaggtttatttatatagcactctTCATAGACAAACGTCACAAAGCGCTGTACAGGAAGGAAAAAACAAactgtataataaaaatacatacaacAGAGCTACACAAAGGCCGTCCTATACAAGTGTGTCTTGAGCTTACACCAAACAGGGCAGGAAGCATGCAAGTCGGCCTGACCTGACCCGCCACAGTCAAGGGGACTGGCTGACCTTCGTCAACACCCCCCACAATAGTTAAGCCCTTCCCTCCGGGGGCGTTGAGAGCGCCTCGGCCTGTCAGCCCTGGGCTTTAGCAGCGATCCCAAAGAGGAGGATGCATTCCTCGGTCAAACTTTGGCTTCCTCTGGGTACAAACACCCAGGTCCGCCTCCTGAACTAGAGCGGCTCTGTGCGCTCCCAGAGGGCGAGAGCCGGCGAGTGGCCTGCTGAAGCGTGCAGGGTCTGCGCGGGAGGCCGGGAAGCAGGGAGGACAGAAGGGTCTCTCCCGTGTCTCGCAGACGGAGAGTTCTGCCGAGTTCTGCGGGGCCGTTCGCCTTCCTGCGGTGTGGCTGACGCCCAGCTCGCGGCACCGCTTGGATGTCTGCTGTCACTGTGGAGATCAGGCCTTTCCCGGAAGCGGTCCGTGAGCAAGCATCCAAGGCCGTCCCCCTAGCCTCTGGAATGTCTGGTATGGACTTCCCAAACCCAGGATGCCCTGAGGGGCCCCCCCAATGCAGCGTGGCCCCGCCGCTGCCGCTCCACCCTCACGTAGCCGCCTGTCTTGACCTCTGAGTGTACCCCAGAGGCCATGGCTTGGCTGCATTcagctcccacccccccccccagatttcCGTCTTCACTAGCAGCGTTCCTGATTATGTTACGTGGCCCTTTTGCTGTAAACATGCCTGTAAAAGCCACAGTTTCAGCTGATTTCAGAAACAGTTCGCGGCTCCAGGCGCCTCTCTAGGTCTGGGGAGCAGCTGGTATGGAGTTTAGGGACTTGGACTCTCGAGCAAGGTTCTTAACCTTAATCTCTCCTGTTAAACATGCAGCTGCATAAATGGATAAAAGCTGTGAGCTTCTTCA from Paramormyrops kingsleyae isolate MSU_618 chromosome 9, PKINGS_0.4, whole genome shotgun sequence carries:
- the med18 gene encoding mediator of RNA polymerase II transcription subunit 18 is translated as MEAPPVTVMPVTGGTINMMEYLLQGSVLDQALDSLLHRLRGLCDNIEPESFADYELVYLLKGQQGNPFLLRARRSMMHPTAPWHLRYLGQPEVGDKSRHALVRNCVDVATSHSLPEFLNEMGFRLDHEFVAKGHIFRKGALKVVVSKLFRVLVPGNTENTEPLSLSYLVELSVLAPAGQDNVSEEMRNFAEQLKPLVHLEKIDPKRHM